In one window of Cytophagaceae bacterium ABcell3 DNA:
- a CDS encoding IS66 family transposase has product MLAEGIDYKEKYEEAMSEIALLKFELKELKRLIYGTKSERFVPSSAPEQLNLGLGEEQATAPEKEEVVRFKRVKKETARKHPGRLPIPAHVPRVEEVVEPEEDTSGMKKIGEEVTEVLEYTTGKFHVRKIVRPKYAKPEGEGVAIGELPYRAIEKGIAGASLVAFLVVSKYVDHLPLYRQIQIFKREGLNFPSSTMSDWVKQGVNKLKILYELHKKRTLQAGYLMADETPIKVLDKDKKSKIHRGYYWVYYDPVGKQVLFDYRPGRGSEGPSDILKGFQGYLQCDGYNVYDMFANIKGITLFHCMAHARRMFEKALDNDKENAEHALKEFQKLYDIERKAREAGMSFEERKESRLDAKTTLDDLEEWMKNLYPNIAPRSPIGKALEYSLSRWERLSIYLEDGKLEIDNNLVENSIRPVAIGRKNYLFAGSHDAAQRAAQIYSLVASCKINGVNPLEWMKDVLERIDNHPVNRLEELLPGKWVKL; this is encoded by the coding sequence ATGCTTGCCGAAGGTATAGACTATAAAGAAAAATATGAGGAGGCGATGTCCGAGATCGCACTTTTGAAGTTTGAGCTCAAAGAGCTGAAGCGCCTCATATATGGCACCAAAAGCGAGCGTTTTGTGCCTTCGTCCGCACCGGAACAGTTAAACCTGGGACTTGGTGAAGAGCAGGCAACTGCCCCTGAAAAAGAGGAGGTCGTCAGGTTTAAGCGTGTCAAAAAAGAAACAGCCCGCAAGCACCCGGGCCGCCTCCCTATACCGGCACATGTACCAAGGGTGGAAGAGGTTGTTGAGCCTGAAGAAGATACCTCAGGCATGAAAAAAATTGGGGAAGAGGTGACAGAGGTTCTTGAATATACCACCGGAAAGTTTCATGTGCGCAAAATTGTACGCCCGAAATACGCAAAACCTGAAGGGGAGGGTGTTGCCATTGGAGAATTGCCATACAGGGCGATAGAGAAAGGGATAGCCGGAGCAAGCCTTGTCGCTTTCCTTGTTGTCAGCAAGTATGTTGACCACCTTCCTTTATACCGCCAGATACAGATATTTAAGAGAGAAGGCCTTAATTTTCCTTCTTCCACAATGTCAGACTGGGTAAAACAAGGGGTAAACAAGCTTAAAATCTTATACGAACTGCATAAAAAGAGGACACTGCAAGCCGGTTACCTGATGGCAGACGAGACACCCATAAAAGTTCTCGACAAGGATAAAAAAAGTAAAATCCACCGGGGGTATTACTGGGTATATTATGACCCTGTCGGGAAACAGGTGCTGTTCGACTATCGTCCCGGGCGCGGGAGCGAAGGGCCATCAGATATACTGAAGGGTTTTCAGGGATACCTGCAATGTGACGGGTATAACGTATATGATATGTTTGCCAACATCAAGGGCATAACATTGTTCCATTGTATGGCACATGCCAGAAGGATGTTTGAGAAAGCATTGGACAATGACAAAGAAAATGCAGAACATGCCTTGAAAGAATTTCAGAAGTTATATGATATTGAGCGTAAAGCAAGGGAGGCCGGGATGTCTTTTGAAGAAAGAAAGGAATCAAGGCTTGATGCAAAAACAACATTGGACGACCTGGAAGAATGGATGAAAAACCTGTACCCTAATATTGCCCCTAGGAGTCCTATTGGAAAGGCGCTCGAATACTCCTTGAGCAGATGGGAAAGGCTCTCCATATATCTTGAGGATGGCAAGCTGGAGATAGATAACAATCTGGTGGAAAACTCAATAAGGCCAGTAGCCATAGGAAGGAAAAATTATCTGTTTGCCGGTTCACATGATGCTGCCCAGAGAGCCGCCCAAATATACTCGCTTGTGGCAAGCTGCAAAATCAACGGTGTAAACCCATTGGAATGGATGAAAGATGTTCTGGAAAGAATAGACAATCACCCGGTAAACAGGCTGGAAGAACTGCTACCCGGGAAGTGGGTAAAATTATAA